A region of Aliivibrio fischeri DNA encodes the following proteins:
- the epd gene encoding erythrose-4-phosphate dehydrogenase, protein MLRVAINGFGRIGRSVLRALYESDKRDKIEVVAVNELSQPEAMAHLFQYDSTHGRFQHKVTHDQEYLYIDLPDGSQDKVRILHQADLSLLPWQSLEVDLVLDCTGVYGSKSDGEKHITAGAKKVLFSHPGGSDLDNTIIYGVNHDTLLPEHRIVSNGSCTTNCIIPVIKAIDDAFGIDSGTITTIHSSMNDQQVIDAYHSDLRRTRAASQSIIPVDTKLHKGIERIFPKFSNKFEAISVRVPTVNVTAMDLSVTINTNVKVNDINQTIVNASRCTLHNIVDYTEAPLVSIDFNHDPHSAIVDGSQTRVSNGHLVKMLVWCDNEWGFANRMLDTALAMSK, encoded by the coding sequence ATGTTGAGAGTGGCAATAAATGGATTTGGCAGAATTGGTCGTAGTGTACTTCGAGCGTTATACGAGAGTGATAAGCGCGATAAAATAGAAGTGGTGGCTGTTAATGAATTATCACAGCCTGAAGCGATGGCGCACTTATTTCAATATGATTCAACTCACGGACGCTTTCAACACAAAGTCACCCACGATCAAGAATACCTTTATATTGATTTACCTGACGGCTCTCAAGATAAGGTTCGCATATTACATCAAGCGGATCTTTCTCTTTTACCATGGCAATCGTTAGAGGTTGATTTAGTTTTGGATTGTACGGGAGTGTACGGTTCTAAATCTGATGGTGAAAAACACATTACTGCTGGAGCTAAGAAGGTTCTATTTTCTCACCCTGGTGGCTCTGATTTAGATAACACTATTATTTATGGTGTGAATCACGATACGTTATTACCAGAACATCGAATTGTTTCTAATGGATCATGTACTACCAATTGCATTATTCCTGTTATTAAAGCGATTGATGATGCGTTTGGTATCGATTCTGGCACCATTACCACCATCCATTCTTCAATGAATGACCAACAAGTTATTGATGCTTACCATTCAGATTTACGTCGTACTAGAGCCGCTAGCCAATCTATTATTCCTGTTGATACTAAGTTGCATAAAGGTATTGAAAGAATATTTCCGAAATTTTCTAACAAGTTTGAAGCGATTTCTGTGCGAGTACCAACGGTAAACGTAACTGCGATGGATTTAAGTGTAACAATTAATACAAATGTGAAAGTTAATGACATAAATCAAACCATTGTTAACGCATCTCGGTGTACATTACATAACATTGTTGACTATACTGAAGCGCCGCTTGTTTCTATCGACTTTAATCATGATCCCCACAGCGCCATTGTCGATGGATCACAAACAAGGGTAAGTAATGGGCATTTAGTTAAAATGCTAGTTTGGTGCGATAACGAGTGGGGTTTTGCTAATCGGATGCTAGATACCGCATTAGCAATGAGTAAATAA
- a CDS encoding endonuclease, protein MKLIRLLISIIAIGSAFNVLAAPPSSFSKAKKEAVKIYLDHPTSFYCGCDITWKDKKKGIPDLQSCGYNVRKQEKRASRIEWEHVVPAWQFGHQRQCWQDGGRKNCTRKDKQFKLMEADLHNLVPAIGEVNGDRSNFRFSQWNGNKGAYYGQCAFKVDFKGRVAEPPAQSRGAIARTYLYMNQEYRFNLSKSQRQLMNAWNKQYPVSEWECERDKRIAKIQGNHNQFVYKACRK, encoded by the coding sequence ATGAAATTAATCCGCTTACTTATTAGCATTATCGCTATTGGCTCTGCATTTAATGTATTAGCCGCTCCTCCTTCTTCATTTTCAAAAGCCAAAAAAGAAGCTGTCAAAATCTATTTAGATCATCCAACCTCATTTTATTGTGGCTGTGACATAACTTGGAAAGATAAAAAGAAAGGCATTCCTGATTTACAAAGTTGTGGTTATAACGTGCGTAAACAAGAAAAGCGAGCAAGCCGAATCGAATGGGAGCACGTCGTTCCAGCATGGCAATTTGGCCACCAACGTCAATGTTGGCAAGATGGGGGCCGTAAAAACTGCACCCGAAAAGATAAGCAATTTAAGTTAATGGAAGCTGATTTGCATAACCTTGTTCCAGCAATTGGCGAAGTAAATGGTGACCGATCTAATTTCCGTTTCTCACAATGGAATGGCAATAAAGGCGCATATTACGGTCAGTGTGCCTTCAAAGTGGATTTCAAAGGACGTGTCGCTGAGCCACCAGCACAATCAAGAGGTGCTATTGCTCGTACTTATTTATACATGAACCAAGAGTATCGTTTCAATTTATCGAAGTCACAACGTCAGCTAATGAATGCATGGAACAAGCAATACCCAGTATCTGAATGGGAGTGTGAACGCGATAAGCGCATTGCTAAAATTCAAGGCAACCATAACCAGTTTGTCTACAAAGCATGTCGCAAATAG
- the tkt gene encoding transketolase — MSSRKHLANAIRALSMDGVQQANSGHPGAPMGMADIAEVLWRSHLNHNPQNPEWADRDRFILSNGHGSMLIYSLLHLSGYDLSIEDLKNFRQLHSKTPGHPEYGYAPGVETTTGPLGQGITNGVGMAMAEKALAAQFNREGHDIVDHNTYVFMGDGCLMEGISHEACSLAGTLGLGKLIAFWDDNGISIDGEVEGWFSDDTPKRFEAYGWHVIPAVDGHDSDAINAAIEAAKADPRPSLICTKTVIGFGSPNKQGTHDCHGAPLGAEEIAATKAQLGWEYGAFDIPADVYAGWDAKEAGAEKEAAWNAKFDAYAAAHPELAAEYKRRVNGDLPAEWEEKANAIIADLQANPANIASRKASQNALEAFGAMLPEFMGGSADLAPSNLTMWSGSKSLEANDFSGNYIHYGVREFGMTAIMNGIALHGGFVPYGATFLMFMEYARNAMRMAALMKVQNIQVYTHDSIGLGEDGPTHQPVEQIASLRLTPNMSTWRPCDQVESAVAWKLAIERKDGPSSLIFSRQNLAQQERTQEQVADIAKGAYILKDCEGQPELILIATGSEVELAVEAAAQLTAEGKAVRVVSMPSTDAFDKQDEAYREAVLPSAVTKRIAIEAGIADFWYKYVGFGGKIIGMTTFGESAPADELFKMFGFTTENVVNTAKELLA; from the coding sequence ATGTCTTCACGTAAACATCTAGCAAATGCAATCCGCGCTTTAAGCATGGATGGTGTTCAACAAGCAAATTCTGGTCACCCAGGCGCACCTATGGGTATGGCAGATATCGCTGAAGTATTATGGCGTAGCCACCTAAATCACAACCCACAAAATCCAGAGTGGGCTGACCGCGACCGTTTCATTCTTTCAAACGGTCATGGCTCTATGCTGATTTATTCTCTGCTTCATCTTTCAGGTTATGACCTGTCTATCGAAGACTTAAAGAATTTCCGTCAACTGCATTCTAAAACTCCAGGTCACCCTGAGTACGGTTATGCACCAGGCGTAGAAACAACTACGGGTCCATTAGGTCAAGGCATCACTAACGGTGTTGGTATGGCGATGGCTGAAAAAGCATTAGCGGCACAATTTAACCGTGAAGGCCACGATATCGTTGATCACAACACATACGTGTTCATGGGTGACGGTTGTCTAATGGAAGGTATCTCTCACGAAGCGTGTTCACTTGCTGGTACATTAGGTCTAGGCAAATTAATCGCATTTTGGGATGACAACGGTATCTCTATCGATGGTGAAGTTGAAGGTTGGTTCTCTGATGACACGCCTAAACGCTTTGAAGCTTACGGCTGGCACGTAATTCCTGCTGTTGATGGTCACGATTCAGACGCTATCAATGCAGCAATTGAAGCGGCTAAAGCTGACCCTCGTCCTTCTTTAATTTGTACTAAAACAGTAATTGGTTTTGGCTCTCCAAATAAACAAGGTACACACGACTGTCACGGCGCTCCATTAGGTGCTGAAGAAATTGCAGCAACTAAAGCTCAATTAGGTTGGGAATACGGTGCATTTGATATCCCTGCTGACGTATATGCAGGCTGGGATGCAAAAGAAGCTGGTGCTGAAAAAGAAGCAGCTTGGAATGCGAAATTTGACGCATACGCAGCAGCTCACCCTGAATTAGCAGCTGAATATAAACGCCGCGTAAATGGTGATTTACCTGCGGAGTGGGAAGAAAAAGCAAATGCAATCATTGCTGATCTTCAAGCAAATCCTGCAAATATCGCTTCTCGTAAAGCGTCTCAAAACGCATTAGAAGCGTTTGGTGCTATGTTACCTGAATTCATGGGCGGCTCTGCTGACCTTGCACCATCTAACTTAACGATGTGGTCGGGTTCTAAATCTTTAGAAGCAAATGACTTCTCTGGTAACTACATTCACTACGGTGTGCGTGAATTTGGTATGACAGCAATCATGAATGGTATTGCTCTGCACGGTGGTTTCGTACCATACGGCGCAACGTTCCTAATGTTCATGGAATACGCTCGTAACGCAATGCGTATGGCTGCACTAATGAAAGTGCAAAACATTCAAGTTTACACGCACGACTCTATCGGTCTTGGCGAAGATGGTCCAACTCACCAACCAGTTGAGCAAATCGCTTCTCTACGTCTAACTCCTAACATGAGCACATGGCGTCCATGTGACCAAGTTGAGTCTGCTGTAGCATGGAAATTGGCTATCGAGCGTAAAGATGGTCCTTCTTCTTTAATCTTCTCTCGTCAAAACCTTGCACAGCAAGAGCGTACACAAGAGCAAGTTGCTGATATCGCTAAAGGCGCATACATCCTTAAGGATTGTGAAGGCCAACCTGAGTTGATCCTTATTGCAACAGGTTCAGAAGTTGAGCTAGCAGTTGAAGCTGCAGCACAACTGACAGCAGAAGGTAAAGCGGTACGTGTTGTTTCAATGCCATCAACAGATGCATTTGATAAGCAAGACGAAGCATACCGTGAAGCAGTACTTCCATCAGCGGTAACTAAACGTATCGCAATTGAAGCGGGTATTGCTGATTTCTGGTACAAGTATGTCGGTTTCGGTGGTAAGATCATCGGCATGACAACATTTGGTGAGTCAGCGCCTGCTGATGAGCTATTCAAAATGTTTGGTTTCACTACTGAAAATGTAGTAAACACGGCGAAAGAACTTTTAGCTTAA
- a CDS encoding YqgE/AlgH family protein, which translates to MNLKNHFLVAMPSMKDPFFQRSVIYICEHDSDGTMGLRINEPVQISLKGMLDQIELDNPSPIIFPQTLSQPVLNGGPVSDDRGFVLHSNKDNYLSSIQVTDELSVTTSKDILATLGTEYQPYKYLVALGYSGWEGGQLEKELSENTWLTLEADPSVIFDTPIPDRWRKALQLLGINPANLSSEIGHA; encoded by the coding sequence GTGAATTTAAAAAATCATTTTTTAGTTGCTATGCCTAGTATGAAAGATCCGTTCTTTCAACGAAGCGTTATTTATATTTGTGAACATGATTCAGATGGAACCATGGGCTTACGTATCAATGAGCCTGTACAGATTTCATTAAAAGGAATGCTAGACCAAATAGAGCTAGATAACCCATCACCTATCATTTTCCCTCAAACATTAAGCCAACCAGTATTAAATGGTGGGCCGGTGTCGGATGATCGTGGTTTTGTTCTTCATTCAAATAAAGATAACTATTTATCAAGCATTCAAGTGACTGATGAGTTATCAGTAACAACCTCAAAAGATATTCTTGCTACATTAGGTACAGAATACCAGCCATATAAATATCTTGTTGCACTAGGATACTCTGGATGGGAAGGTGGACAGCTTGAAAAAGAATTATCAGAGAATACATGGCTGACTTTAGAAGCAGATCCAAGCGTTATTTTCGATACTCCTATTCCTGATCGTTGGCGTAAAGCATTACAACTACTGGGAATTAACCCTGCAAATTTATCAAGTGAGATTGGACACGCATGA
- the metK gene encoding methionine adenosyltransferase, with the protein MAKHLFTSESVSEGHPDKIADQISDAVLDAILEQDPKARVACETYVKTGMVMVGGEVTTSAWVDIEEITRETVREIGYVHSDMGFDANSCAVLNTIGKQSPDINQGVDKADPKEQGAGDQGIMFGYATNETPILMPAPITYSHLLVQKQAEVRKSGKLDFLRPDAKSQVTFQYDQGKIVGIDAVVLSTQHCDSVTTPDLREAVMEEIIKPVLPAEWLNKDTNFFINPTGRFVIGGPMGDCGLTGRKIIVDTYGGAARHGGGAFSGKDPSKVDRSAAYAARYVAKNIVAAGMADRCEIQLSYAIGVADPTSIMVETFGTEKVSHDIIIEAVRQNFDLRPYGLQEMLNLLQPIYKKTAAYGHFGREEFPWEATDKAAILRDFAGIK; encoded by the coding sequence ATGGCTAAGCACCTATTTACCTCTGAGTCAGTATCAGAAGGTCATCCAGATAAAATTGCAGATCAGATTTCAGATGCAGTACTTGATGCGATCTTAGAACAAGATCCAAAAGCGCGTGTTGCGTGTGAAACATACGTAAAAACTGGCATGGTGATGGTTGGTGGTGAAGTAACCACTTCTGCATGGGTTGATATCGAAGAAATCACTCGTGAAACCGTTCGTGAAATCGGCTACGTTCATTCAGACATGGGCTTTGATGCAAACTCTTGTGCCGTATTAAACACAATTGGTAAGCAATCTCCAGACATCAACCAAGGTGTTGATAAAGCCGATCCTAAAGAACAAGGTGCTGGTGACCAAGGTATCATGTTTGGTTACGCAACTAACGAAACGCCAATTTTAATGCCAGCTCCAATTACCTACTCTCACCTACTTGTTCAAAAACAAGCTGAAGTACGTAAGAGTGGCAAGCTAGACTTCCTACGTCCAGATGCAAAATCTCAAGTAACGTTCCAATACGACCAAGGTAAAATTGTTGGTATTGATGCTGTTGTTCTTTCAACACAACACTGTGATTCTGTGACAACACCAGATCTTCGTGAAGCAGTAATGGAAGAAATCATCAAGCCAGTACTGCCTGCTGAATGGTTAAATAAAGACACTAACTTCTTTATTAACCCAACAGGTCGTTTTGTTATCGGTGGTCCAATGGGTGACTGTGGTCTTACTGGTCGTAAAATTATCGTTGATACATACGGCGGTGCAGCTCGTCACGGTGGCGGTGCATTCTCTGGTAAAGATCCATCAAAAGTTGACCGTTCAGCAGCATACGCTGCACGTTATGTAGCGAAAAACATCGTAGCAGCTGGCATGGCTGACCGTTGTGAAATCCAACTTTCATACGCAATCGGTGTTGCTGATCCAACATCTATCATGGTTGAAACGTTCGGTACTGAGAAGGTATCTCACGACATCATCATTGAAGCAGTTCGTCAAAACTTCGACCTACGCCCATACGGCCTACAAGAAATGCTTAACCTTCTTCAGCCTATCTACAAGAAGACAGCAGCTTACGGTCACTTCGGTCGTGAAGAGTTCCCTTGGGAAGCGACAGATAAAGCCGCAATCCTTCGTGATTTTGCTGGTATTAAATAA
- a CDS encoding YggS family pyridoxal phosphate-dependent enzyme — translation MTSIKQNINQITHQIENSIQKCGRNPDSVQLLAVSKTKPIELLEQAIEAGQRIFGENYVQEGIEKVQYFQKQHPSTSLEWHFIGPIQSNKTRPIAEHFDWVHSVERLKIAQRLNDQRPSELGELNVLIQVNTSSEESKSGTTAEEVMELAATINKMPNLTLRGLMSIPANVSNYAEQLAAFKQLTSIQNQLRAQYPQVDTLSMGMSGDMDAAIEAGSTMVRIGTAIFGARDYKNKE, via the coding sequence ATGACTAGTATTAAGCAAAATATCAATCAAATCACTCATCAAATAGAGAATAGCATTCAAAAATGTGGTCGAAACCCCGATTCAGTGCAATTGCTGGCAGTAAGTAAAACGAAACCTATCGAGTTACTCGAACAAGCGATAGAAGCTGGCCAACGTATTTTTGGTGAAAACTATGTCCAAGAAGGTATAGAGAAGGTTCAATACTTTCAAAAACAACACCCTAGCACTTCTCTTGAGTGGCATTTCATTGGTCCAATTCAATCGAATAAAACACGCCCAATTGCAGAACACTTTGATTGGGTTCACTCAGTAGAACGCCTTAAAATCGCCCAACGTTTAAATGACCAACGTCCTTCCGAACTAGGCGAACTAAATGTACTTATTCAGGTCAATACTAGTTCAGAAGAGAGTAAATCTGGTACGACAGCGGAAGAAGTAATGGAGCTTGCCGCGACCATTAATAAAATGCCAAATCTAACCTTGCGTGGATTAATGTCTATCCCGGCAAATGTCTCTAATTATGCTGAGCAATTAGCGGCATTTAAACAACTTACTTCCATTCAAAACCAATTACGAGCACAATACCCTCAAGTCGATACCCTATCTATGGGTATGAGTGGTGACATGGACGCTGCAATCGAAGCAGGTTCAACCATGGTGCGTATTGGTACTGCCATTTTTGGCGCTAGAGATTATAAAAACAAAGAATAA
- the rsmE gene encoding 16S rRNA (uracil(1498)-N(3))-methyltransferase has protein sequence MRIPRIHHPELLPSQGKVNLSDDAANHVGRVMRMKEGESVLLFDGSGSEFPAVITSASKKSVEVEITERIERSSESPLNLHLGQVVSRGDKMEFTIQKSVELGVNIITPLISERCGVKLNKERFEKKLDQWQKIAIAACEQCGRNTVPEIRPIMSLEEWCAEEYDGLKLNLHPRAKYSINTLPEPVTNVRLLIGPEGGLSSDEISMTEQYQFEETLLGPRVLRTETAALTAITALQVRFGDLG, from the coding sequence ATGAGAATACCAAGAATCCACCACCCAGAGCTTCTTCCTTCACAAGGAAAAGTAAATTTAAGTGATGATGCAGCAAATCACGTTGGTCGTGTAATGCGAATGAAAGAAGGTGAATCTGTGCTTCTGTTTGATGGAAGCGGATCTGAATTTCCAGCCGTGATCACTTCAGCGTCAAAAAAGAGTGTTGAAGTGGAAATCACTGAGCGTATTGAGCGTAGCAGCGAATCGCCACTTAACTTACATTTAGGTCAGGTTGTTTCTCGTGGCGATAAAATGGAATTTACCATTCAAAAATCGGTCGAATTGGGTGTGAATATCATTACACCACTGATCTCTGAGCGCTGTGGCGTTAAATTAAATAAAGAGCGATTTGAAAAGAAATTAGATCAATGGCAAAAAATTGCAATTGCTGCATGTGAGCAATGTGGACGTAATACTGTTCCTGAAATTCGTCCTATTATGTCATTAGAAGAATGGTGCGCAGAAGAGTACGATGGGTTAAAGCTCAACCTTCATCCACGAGCAAAATACTCAATCAATACACTTCCTGAACCGGTAACAAATGTACGCTTGTTAATTGGTCCTGAAGGCGGTTTATCGTCTGATGAAATTAGCATGACAGAACAATATCAATTTGAAGAAACGCTGCTTGGTCCTCGTGTTCTACGAACAGAAACCGCAGCGCTTACCGCAATTACAGCCCTACAAGTTCGTTTTGGCGATCTTGGCTAA
- the ruvX gene encoding Holliday junction resolvase RuvX translates to MSSRTIMAFDFGTKSIGSAIGQEITGTASPLKAFKAQDGTPNWDDIEKQIKEWNPDLIVVGLPTDLHGKELDTITPRAKKFANRLHGRFGKQVELHDERLSTAEARADLFEFGGYKALSKGNIDCQSAVVILESWFENQWS, encoded by the coding sequence ATGAGTTCACGCACCATTATGGCCTTTGATTTCGGAACCAAGAGTATTGGTTCTGCGATTGGACAAGAAATCACAGGAACAGCAAGTCCACTAAAAGCATTTAAAGCTCAAGATGGCACCCCTAATTGGGATGATATTGAAAAACAAATTAAAGAGTGGAATCCTGATTTAATCGTTGTTGGTTTGCCAACCGATCTTCACGGTAAAGAGCTCGACACTATTACGCCACGAGCAAAGAAATTTGCTAATCGCCTACATGGTCGTTTTGGTAAACAAGTTGAATTGCATGACGAACGCTTATCAACGGCTGAGGCTCGTGCTGATTTATTCGAATTTGGTGGATATAAAGCCCTATCAAAAGGCAATATTGACTGTCAGTCAGCTGTGGTTATTTTAGAAAGTTGGTTTGAGAATCAGTGGAGCTAA
- a CDS encoding SprT family zinc-dependent metalloprotease gives MTPLQQASIAKAQQCIQQASTFFNRPFSLPEIKFTQRGKIAGTARLQGWEIRINPILLEENQHTFINEVIPHEIAHLITFKLYGRVRPHGKEWQGVMNQVFNLPARTTHSFSVDSVKGKTFPYRCKCSTHELTVRRHNRVQKKQTQYVCKNCQSPLKLSRAKINCSEINDF, from the coding sequence ATGACCCCACTTCAACAAGCATCAATAGCAAAAGCACAACAATGTATTCAACAAGCTTCTACCTTTTTTAATCGTCCTTTTTCTCTGCCAGAAATCAAATTTACTCAGCGTGGCAAAATCGCAGGGACAGCACGTCTTCAAGGTTGGGAAATACGCATTAACCCTATTTTATTAGAAGAAAATCAACACACGTTTATTAATGAAGTGATCCCTCATGAAATCGCTCACCTAATCACATTCAAATTGTATGGCCGTGTGCGCCCTCATGGAAAAGAATGGCAAGGAGTAATGAATCAGGTATTCAATCTCCCCGCTCGTACAACACACAGTTTCAGTGTCGATTCAGTTAAAGGAAAAACCTTTCCTTATCGTTGCAAATGCTCGACACACGAATTAACGGTACGTCGCCATAATCGAGTGCAAAAAAAACAGACTCAATATGTATGTAAAAACTGTCAATCGCCATTAAAACTGTCTCGAGCCAAAATCAACTGTAGTGAAATTAACGACTTCTAA
- the gshB gene encoding glutathione synthase, which produces MIKLGIVMDPISSINIKKDSSFAMMLEAQKRGWEIHYMEMSDLHLDQGKAVADTKIVTLKDDPTGWYEFQSEQTIDLADLDAVLMRKDPPFDTEYIYATYILERAEIQGALIVNKPQSLRDCNEKLFTAWFPELTPTTLVTRKAEKIKAFREEHGDVILKPLDGMGGASIFRVKAGDPNVSVIIETLTNHGQNYCMAQTFVPDISNGDKRILVVDGEPMPYCLARIPAKGETRGNLAAGGTGEARPLSETDWAIANAVAPTLKEKGLIFVGLDVIGDKLTEINVTSPTCIKEIEAAFDISITGKLMDAIERRINA; this is translated from the coding sequence ATGATCAAACTCGGTATCGTAATGGATCCAATTTCATCCATTAACATTAAAAAAGACTCTAGCTTTGCCATGATGCTTGAAGCTCAAAAACGTGGTTGGGAAATTCATTACATGGAAATGAGTGACCTACATTTAGATCAAGGCAAAGCGGTCGCTGATACCAAAATCGTTACGCTAAAAGATGATCCAACAGGTTGGTATGAATTCCAATCAGAGCAAACCATCGACCTTGCTGATCTTGATGCGGTATTAATGCGTAAAGACCCACCTTTCGATACAGAATACATCTATGCGACATATATTCTAGAAAGAGCTGAAATCCAAGGTGCACTAATTGTTAATAAACCTCAGAGTCTACGTGATTGTAACGAGAAACTATTCACGGCTTGGTTCCCAGAGCTAACGCCAACAACATTAGTGACTCGTAAGGCTGAAAAAATTAAAGCTTTCCGTGAAGAGCATGGAGATGTGATTCTTAAACCACTAGATGGTATGGGTGGCGCTTCTATTTTCCGAGTAAAAGCAGGCGATCCAAATGTATCAGTGATCATCGAAACATTAACCAATCACGGACAAAACTACTGCATGGCACAAACCTTTGTCCCTGATATTAGTAACGGTGATAAGCGTATTCTTGTGGTTGATGGTGAGCCAATGCCTTACTGTTTAGCTCGAATTCCAGCAAAAGGTGAAACTCGCGGCAACTTAGCAGCAGGTGGTACAGGTGAAGCACGTCCATTAAGTGAGACAGATTGGGCAATTGCTAATGCAGTAGCTCCAACATTGAAAGAAAAGGGTCTAATCTTTGTAGGACTCGACGTGATTGGCGACAAGCTAACTGAGATTAATGTAACAAGCCCAACCTGTATTAAAGAAATTGAAGCTGCTTTTGATATTTCGATTACAGGCAAATTAATGGATGCAATTGAGCGCCGAATTAACGCTTAA
- a CDS encoding type IV pilus twitching motility protein PilT encodes MDITELLDFSVKQNASDLHLSAGVPPMVRVDGEVRKLTLPDFTHADVHRLVTDIMNDAQRSEFEDKLEVDFSFELPNIGRFRVNAFNQSRGCAAVFRTIPVDIPSLEQLAAPQVFTDIAKYQKGLVLITGPTGSGKSTTLAAMVDYINENYNKHVLTIEDPIEFVHKNKKCLINQREVNRDTHSFKAALRSALREDPDVILVGELRDQETISLALTAAETGHLVFGTLHTSSAAKTIDRIIDVFPGSDKSMVRSMLSESLRAVVAQTLLKRIGGGRIACHEIMIATPAIRNLIREDKVAQMYSIIQTGSSFGMNTMEQNAKKIIAQGLVDPDEVVKKVEMSSIGF; translated from the coding sequence ATGGACATCACAGAACTACTGGACTTTAGTGTAAAACAAAACGCATCAGATCTACACCTATCTGCAGGAGTTCCTCCTATGGTACGTGTAGATGGTGAAGTGCGTAAACTGACATTACCTGATTTTACACATGCCGATGTTCATCGTTTAGTGACTGACATTATGAATGATGCTCAGCGTAGTGAATTTGAAGATAAACTAGAAGTCGATTTTTCATTTGAGTTACCTAATATTGGACGCTTTCGTGTTAATGCATTTAACCAGTCTCGTGGCTGTGCTGCTGTGTTTCGAACTATCCCTGTTGATATTCCATCATTAGAGCAATTAGCGGCACCTCAAGTGTTCACCGATATTGCAAAATATCAAAAAGGATTAGTGTTAATCACAGGGCCTACTGGTTCAGGTAAGTCGACAACCTTAGCTGCTATGGTTGATTACATTAACGAGAACTACAACAAGCACGTACTTACGATTGAAGATCCGATTGAATTTGTTCATAAGAATAAGAAGTGTTTGATTAACCAACGTGAAGTTAATCGTGATACACATAGTTTTAAAGCAGCTCTTCGTTCAGCTCTGCGTGAAGACCCAGATGTTATTTTAGTCGGTGAACTACGTGATCAAGAGACAATCAGTCTTGCATTGACTGCTGCTGAAACTGGGCATTTAGTATTTGGTACCTTGCACACGAGTTCAGCGGCAAAAACCATTGACCGTATTATTGATGTTTTCCCAGGCAGTGATAAATCTATGGTTCGCTCGATGTTGTCTGAATCATTAAGAGCGGTAGTAGCACAAACATTGCTTAAACGTATTGGTGGTGGTCGTATTGCGTGTCATGAAATCATGATAGCGACACCAGCTATCCGTAACTTAATCCGTGAAGATAAAGTCGCTCAAATGTATTCAATCATTCAAACTGGTTCTTCTTTTGGTATGAATACCATGGAGCAGAATGCGAAGAAAATTATTGCTCAAGGTTTGGTTGATCCGGATGAAGTCGTTAAGAAAGTTGAAATGAGCAGCATAGGGTTTTAG